In one Salvelinus sp. IW2-2015 linkage group LG26, ASM291031v2, whole genome shotgun sequence genomic region, the following are encoded:
- the LOC111952612 gene encoding protein TsetseEP yields the protein MGNKISRRRDTAPAEQKAAEEAIDTQDAVVEAVADEPVVVAEATEPVVESVPAPVQEAEPEPSKQPETEPPLEEPVSAPLVDLAPEPAPAPPEPEPLVSVSKPVPVVPEPKPVVPEPKPVVPEPKPVVPEPKPVVPEPKPSRPSPVVPEPKPVVPRAKASRPRAKARSSQSQSQSSQSQKPSRPRAKASRPRAKASRPRAKASRPRAKASRPRAKASRHRTGGCPRAKHLPGVPPTANHSRALPLPRPSGPGCP from the coding sequence atgggaaacaagatcaGCAGGAGACGGGATACCGCACCAGCCGAGCAGAAGGCTGCAGAGGAGGCAATCGACACGCAGGACGCTGTGGTGGAGGCAGTAGCTGATGAGCCAGTGGTGGTTGCAGAGGCGACTGAACCAGTAGTAGAATCAGTGCCAGCACCAGTACAGGAGGCTGAGCCAGAGCCCTCCAAGCAGCCAGAGACGGAGCCCCCATTGGAGGAGCCGGTGAGCGCCCCACTGGTAGACCTTGCACCAGAGCCGGCCCCAGCACCGCCTGAACCCGAGCCCCTGGTGTCAGTCAGCAAACCAGTGCCAGTCGTCCCAGAGCCAAAGCCAGTCGTCCCAGAGCCAAAGCCAGTCGTCCCAGAGCCAAAGCCAGTCGTCCCAGAGCCAAAGCCAGTCGTCCCAGAGCCAAAGCCCAGTCGTCCCAGCCCAGTCGTCCCAGAGCCAAAGCCAGTCGTTCCCAGAGCCAAAGCCAGTCGTCCCAGAGCCAAAGCCAGGTCGTCCCAGAGCCAAAGCCAGTCGTCCCAGAGCCAAAAGCCAAGTCGTCCCAGAGCCAAAGCCAGTCGTCCCAGAGCCAAAGCCAGTCGTCCCAGAGCCAAAGCCAGTCGTCCCAGAGCCAAAGCCAGTCGTCCCAGAGCCAAAGCCAGTCGTCATAGAACAGGAGGCTGTCCCAGAGCCAAACATCTCCCAGGAGTTCCTCCTACAGCCAATCATTCCAGAGCCCTTCCTCTCCCCCGCCCCTCTGGACCTGGGTGTCCCTGA